A single Phragmites australis chromosome 4, lpPhrAust1.1, whole genome shotgun sequence DNA region contains:
- the LOC133916147 gene encoding uncharacterized protein LOC133916147 isoform X1 produces MAAGGGGGGGAGAGGRSTLAAAREAPGPAAIPAGAVAAAEKAAAEVVRRVQPTEASERRRAEVVDYARRLVGAALGCEVFAFGSVPLKTYLPDGDVDLTVLGNTSYNSSLINDVYGVLESEERNSDAEFEVKNLDLINAEVRLIKCTIENIIVDISFNQTGGICALCFLELVDREVGKNHLFKRSIVLIKAWFYYESRLLGAYHGLISTYALEILILYILNRFHKNVHGPLEVLYRFLEYFSKFDWDNYCISLNGPVALSSLPNLIVEATGTHADDLLFDKEFLKCSVDKAFVPQRDSDACYTRFCPKHLNIIDPLKEYNNLGRSVNKASFHRIRTAFSYGARKLGQILTLPSQLVPDEIYSFFKNTLGRNGRGVRPDIRSDGVFHPSLDTDKSLLEDIASMKISYKKEDENRTPRHLSKSLDNNNSYDRIDIPTYLGSCFPGGHIVASNTYLSTGSPRFVHHAPEQYSSLYLENGNSGSEKCYMDHEMEQVSHCSAKALHVDVRSSIQSEVHLNNPSHAWNSSAGGNTLELTNNKKNWSAHVEKQHLTPSSLSLPDLSGDLDSQFRCLRQVQYHLEYLFDGFLQSVQESSSDDKVHKDSFHVASLSSLLNSDTALPGLLFPSSTKNNGRKSSPVSCTHSHYAEDVSQYLQDEEPWDVACQQNISLHSGTDVPSNGLSPSSHSNSEISSVSWCYSFEDIPKKNGTASFTKKRYDTYKEHLTSRENVTILTNQPVKIKSNQTSAPGGSFVSYTEQVALNSRTKGKIIGQPLKVWDSPHGYIHSDRKTVEKQSCDTENEFIRGDNEPREIPKYRQDVCSNKNMLQRRCYDTGMEFARPPSALKQKAKYQAFNSQNTPKDCTRASRSNNLSRVSREQSYGTRKEHQILDWTTKQIPLKLQNKRRGQVCSKKNSAERQNFDNHKEHLSFVRGADHIPCSRAVSTINGLETEVCSDKHVDNGGQVRPLLPEVPLSCHNINSQEKPPVSEVYSDKHIGNGGQVRPLVPEVPLSRLNSQEKPPVSNVYSDKHVDNGGQVRPLLPEVPLSPRNINSQEKPPVSDTSQPSFPFANGPPVENIEFGSLGPFALTFFSSKSNEATNTHSASKMFTDVSASVLQRSRAGATESRSPGFCKVGDEDGFAPLNAGAR; encoded by the exons ATGGCGGCGGGCgggggcggcggaggaggagcaggggCCGGAGGGAGGAGCAcgctggcggcggcgcgggaggcGCCGGGGCCCGCGGCGATCCCGGCGGGGGCGGTGGCAGCCGCGGAGAAGGCGGCAGCAGAGGTGGTCCGGCGCGTGCAGCCCACAGAGGCCTCGGAGCGGCGGCGCGCGGAGGTCGTCGACTACGCGCGGAGGCTCGTCGGCGCCGCGCTCGGGTGCGAG GTCTTTGCATTCGGATCGGTCCCATTAAAGACTTACCTTCCTGATGGGGATGTTGATCTAACTGTACTTGGAAATACATCTTATAATAGTAGTTTGATCAATGATGTTTACGGTGTCCTTGAATCAGAGGAGCGGAATAGTGATGCTGAATTTGAAGTGAAGAACTTGGATTTAATCAATGCTGAG GTCAGGCTCATTAAATGCACTATTGAAAATATTATAGTTGATATCTCATTCAACCAAACCGGCGGGATCTGCGCACTCTGCTTCCTCGAGCTG GTTGATCGTGAAGTTGGAAAAAACCATCTATTTAAAAGGAGCATCGTATTAATCAAGGCATGGTTCTATTATGAAAGTCGTCTACTAGGAGCTTATCATGGATTAATATCTACTTACGCACTGGAAATACTGATCCTTTACATACTCAATCGATTCCACAAAAATGTCCATGGCCCTCTGGAG GTTCTGTATAGGTTTCTGGAATATTTTAGTAAATTTGACTGGGACaactattgcataagcttaaatgGCCCTGTTGCTTTGTCATCTTTGCCAAACTTAATTG TTGAAGCTACAGGTACACATGCTGATGACTTATTGTTTGACAAAGAGTTCCTAAAATGTTCAGTGGATAAAGCATTTGTACCTCAGAGAGATTCTGATGCATGTTATACGAGATTTTGTCCGAAACATCTAAATATAATTGATCCACTGAAGGAGTACAACAATCTTGGCAGAAGCGTCAACAAAG CTAGCTTTCATCGTATTCGAACAGCTTTCTCATATGGTGCTCGAAAGCTTGGTCAAATTCTCACGTTACCATCACAACTTGTTCCTGATGAGATTTACAGTTTTTTCAAGAACACTTTAGGAAGGAATGGAAGAGGAGTAAGGCCAGATATTCGCAGTGATGGTGTATTTCATCCTTCCCTTGATACTGACAAGTCTCTTTTGGAAGATATAGCAAGTATGAAAATTTCTTACAAGAAGGAAGATGAGAACAGAACTCCTCGTCATCTTTCAAAGAGCTTGGATAATAACAATTCATATGATAGAATAGATATACCTACATATCTGGGTAGTTGTTTCCCAGGGGGTCACATTGTTGCATCAAATACTTATTTAAGTACAGGATCACCCCGTTTTGTCCATCATGCACCAGAACAATACTCATCGCTTTACCTAGAGAATGGAAATTCTGGCAGTGAAAAGTGTTATATGGACCATGAAATGGAGCAGGTATCTCATTGCTCGGCTAAAGCCCTCCATGTAGATGTCAGATCATCGATACAGTCAGAAGTTCATCTGAACAACCCATCACATGCATGGAACTCCTCTGCTGGTGGCAATACTTTGGAACTAACCAATAACAAGAAAAATTGGAGTGCTCATGTGGAAAAACAACATCTTACTCCCTCATCATTGAGCTTGCCAGATCTATCAGGGGATCTGGATTCACAGTTCAGATGCCTGCGTCAAGTTCAGTACCACCTAGAATACTTGTTTGATGGGTTTTTGCAGTCTGTTCAAGAATCATCTTCTGATGATAAGGTTCACAAGGATTCCTTTCACGTTGCTTCACTTAGTAGCTTGTTGAATTCGGACACTGCATTGCCAGGGTTACTGTTTCCTTCATCTACTAAAAATAATGGAAGGAAATCATCTCCTGTTTCTTGTACTCATAGTCATTACGCAGAAGATGTTTCCCAGTATTTACAAGATGAAGAACCGTGGGATGTGGCTTGCCAGCAGAATATATCATTGCACTCTGGAACAGATGTTCCATCCAATGGACTCTCGCCTTCTTCTCATTCTAATTCAGAGATTTCTTCTGTTTCGTGGTGTTATAGCTTTGAGGATATCCCCAAGAAGAATGGAACAGCATCCTTTACCAAAAAG AGGTATGATACTTACAAGGAACACTTGACATCTAGAGAGAATGTAACAATACTGACAAATCAACCAGTGAAGATTAAAAGTAACCAGACCTCGGCACCAGGAGGAAGTTTTGTCTCTTACACGGAGCAAGTTGCTCTAAACAGTAGAACGAAGGGAAAAATAATAGGTCAACCGTTAAAGGTTTGGGATAGTCCACATGGATACATTCACTCAGATAGAAAGACTGTTGAAAAGCAGAGTTGTGATACTGAAAATGAATTTATCAGAGGTGACAATGAACCAAGAGAAATACCAAAGTACCGGCAGGATGTTTGCTCAAATAAAAACATGTTGCAGAGGCGATGTTATGACACTGGCATGGAGTTTGCAAGACCTCCCAGTGCACTGAAGCAGAAGGCGAAATATCAGGCATTTAATAGTCAAAATACTCCCAAGGACTGTACTAGAGCTAGTCGAAGCAACAACTTGTCTAGAGTGTCCAGAGAGCAGAGCTATGGCACTAGAAAAGAGCATCAGATACTTGACTGGACAACAAAGCAAATACCATTGAAGCTTCAAAACAAACGACGTGGCCAGGTTTGCTCAAAGAAGAACTCAGCTGAAAGACAAAATTTTGATAATCACAAAGAGCACCTTTCTTTTGTAAGAGGAGCAGACCACATACCATGTAGCCGTGCGGTGAGCACTATTAATGGTTTAGAAACGGAGGTTTGCTCAGACAAGCATGTTGATAATGGAGGTCAGGTAAGGCCATTGTTACCAGAGGTGCCACTTTCTTGTCATAACATCAATAGCCAAGAGAAGCCTCCAGTATCTGAGGTCTACTCAGACAAGCATATTGGTAATGGAGGTCAGGTAAGGCCATTGGTGCCAGAGGTCCCACTTTCTCGTCTCAATAGCCAAGAGAAGCCTCCAGTATCTAATGTTTACTCAGACAAGCATGTTGACAATGGAGGTCAAGTAAGGCCATTGTTGCCAGAGGTGCCACTTTCTCCTCGTAACATCAATAGCCAAGAGAAGCCTCCAGTATCTGATACTTCTCAACCGTCCTTCCCTTTTGCAAATGGTCCACCGGTAGAGAATATTGAGTTTGGATCTTTGGGGCCTTTTGCACTGACTTTTTTCTCATCGAAGTCAAACGAAGCTACTAACACACATTCTGCCAGTAAGATGTTTACAGATGTCTCTGCCTCGGTGTTACAAAGGTCTAGAGCTGGTGCAACAGAAAGCAG GTCACCAGGATTTTGCAAAGTGGGAGATGAAGATGGATTCGCACCTCTTAATGCTGGGGCCCGGTGA
- the LOC133914331 gene encoding transcription repressor OFP1-like, giving the protein MPAPCWFQKLRRRRKNKGKQSPCGNQGSAAADTAEATPSAACADKCPSSQCEPLVAALQLPPEWALSPNRASYYFPSADRERHDTGLRCVARRDDADAYATALDVRVDVVHRRAGDRRLGGLDAPPGTPELKLRPIVTRPVVKNDASDDAAGGVSSVTTSAATTPSTRARGFHVKPAGGRRRRRRRRDHDNDARKEKAAAAAPLLQHGGTRRRRWLYESLVVVKASLDPERELAESMAEMVVANGIRSSEDLEEMLACYLALNAAEHHRAVVAAFRRVWFHLGRQRPHV; this is encoded by the coding sequence ATGCCGGCGCCCTGCTGGTTCCAGAAgctcaggaggaggaggaagaataaGGGCAAGCAAAGCCCATGCGGAAACCaaggctccgccgccgccgacacCGCGGAGGCGACTCCCTCGGCGGCGTGCGCGGACAAATGTCCGAGCAGCCAATGCGAGCCTCTCGTTGCGGCGTTACAGCTGCCACCGGAGTGGGCTTTGTCCCCGAACAGGGCCTCCTACTACTTCCCCAGCGCGGACCGCGAGCGCCACGACACAGGGCTCCGGTGCGTCGCCCGGCGCGACGACGCCGACGCCTACGCAACGGCCCTGGACGTCCGCGTCGACGTGGTGCACCGCCGCGCGGGGGACCGGCGGCTCGGCGGCCTCGACGCGCCGCCGGGGACGCCGGAGCTCAAGCTGCGGCCCATCGTCACGAGGCCCGTCGTCAAGAACGACGCCTCGGACGACGCTGCTGGCGGCGTTAGCAGCGTCACCACGTCGGCCGCCACGACGCCGTCGACCAGGGCGCGGGGGTTCCACGTGAAGCCGGCCGGCGgtaggaggcggcggcggcggcggcgcgaccATGACAACGATGCGCGGAAGGAgaaggcggcagcggcagcgccgCTGTTGCAGCACGGGGgcacgaggcggcggcggtggctgtACGAGAGCCTGGTGGTGGTGAAGGCGTCGTTGGACCCGGAGCGGGAGCTAGCGGAGAGCATGGCGGAGATGGTAGTGGCCAACGGCATCCGGTCGTCCGAGGACCTCGAGGAGATGCTCGCGTGCTACCTCGCGCTCAACGCCGCCGAGCACCACCGCGCCGTCGTCGCCGCGTTCCGCCGCGTCTGGTTCCATCTCGGCAGGCAAAGACCGCACGTCTAG
- the LOC133916147 gene encoding uncharacterized protein LOC133916147 isoform X2, with the protein MAAGGGGGGGAGAGGRSTLAAAREAPGPAAIPAGAVAAAEKAAAEVVRRVQPTEASERRRAEVVDYARRLVGAALGCEVFAFGSVPLKTYLPDGDVDLTVLGNTSYNSSLINDVYGVLESEERNSDAEFEVKNLDLINAEVRLIKCTIENIIVDISFNQTGGICALCFLELVDREVGKNHLFKRSIVLIKAWFYYESRLLGAYHGLISTYALEILILYILNRFHKNVHGPLEVLYRFLEYFSKFDWDNYCISLNGPVALSSLPNLIVEATGTHADDLLFDKEFLKCSVDKAFVPQRDSDACYTRFCPKHLNIIDPLKEYNNLGRSVNKASFHRIRTAFSYGARKLGQILTLPSQLVPDEIYSFFKNTLGRNGRGVRPDIRSDGVFHPSLDTDKSLLEDIASMKISYKKEDENRTPRHLSKSLDNNNSYDRIDIPTYLGSCFPGGHIVASNTYLSTGSPRFVHHAPEQYSSLYLENGNSGSEKCYMDHEMEQVSHCSAKALHVDVRSSIQSEVHLNNPSHAWNSSAGGNTLELTNNKKNWSAHVEKQHLTPSSLSLPDLSGDLDSQFRCLRQVQYHLEYLFDGFLQSVQESSSDDKVHKDSFHVASLSSLLNSDTALPGLLFPSSTKNNGRKSSPVSCTHSHYAEDVSQYLQDEEPWDVACQQNISLHSGTDVPSNGLSPSSHSNSEISSVSWCYSFEDIPKKNGTASFTKKRYDTYKEHLTSRENVTILTNQPVKIKSNQTSAPGGSFVSYTEQVALNSRTKGKIIGQPLKVWDSPHGYIHSDRKTVEKQSCDTENEFIRGDNEPREIPKYRQDVCSNKNMLQRRCYDTGMEFARPPSALKQKAKYQAFNSQNTPKDCTRASRSNNLSRVSREQSYGTRKEHQILDWTTKQIPLKLQNKRRGQVCSKKNSAERQNFDNHKEHLSFVRGADHIPCSRAVSTINGLETEVCSDKHVDNGGQVRPLLPEVPLSCHNINSQEKPPVSEVYSDKHIGNGGQVRPLVPEVPLSRLNSQEKPPVSNVYSDKHVDNGGQVRPLLPEVPLSPRNINSQEKPPVSDTSQPSFPFANGPPVENIEFGSLGPFALTFFSSKSNEATNTHSASHQDFAKWEMKMDSHLLMLGPGET; encoded by the exons ATGGCGGCGGGCgggggcggcggaggaggagcaggggCCGGAGGGAGGAGCAcgctggcggcggcgcgggaggcGCCGGGGCCCGCGGCGATCCCGGCGGGGGCGGTGGCAGCCGCGGAGAAGGCGGCAGCAGAGGTGGTCCGGCGCGTGCAGCCCACAGAGGCCTCGGAGCGGCGGCGCGCGGAGGTCGTCGACTACGCGCGGAGGCTCGTCGGCGCCGCGCTCGGGTGCGAG GTCTTTGCATTCGGATCGGTCCCATTAAAGACTTACCTTCCTGATGGGGATGTTGATCTAACTGTACTTGGAAATACATCTTATAATAGTAGTTTGATCAATGATGTTTACGGTGTCCTTGAATCAGAGGAGCGGAATAGTGATGCTGAATTTGAAGTGAAGAACTTGGATTTAATCAATGCTGAG GTCAGGCTCATTAAATGCACTATTGAAAATATTATAGTTGATATCTCATTCAACCAAACCGGCGGGATCTGCGCACTCTGCTTCCTCGAGCTG GTTGATCGTGAAGTTGGAAAAAACCATCTATTTAAAAGGAGCATCGTATTAATCAAGGCATGGTTCTATTATGAAAGTCGTCTACTAGGAGCTTATCATGGATTAATATCTACTTACGCACTGGAAATACTGATCCTTTACATACTCAATCGATTCCACAAAAATGTCCATGGCCCTCTGGAG GTTCTGTATAGGTTTCTGGAATATTTTAGTAAATTTGACTGGGACaactattgcataagcttaaatgGCCCTGTTGCTTTGTCATCTTTGCCAAACTTAATTG TTGAAGCTACAGGTACACATGCTGATGACTTATTGTTTGACAAAGAGTTCCTAAAATGTTCAGTGGATAAAGCATTTGTACCTCAGAGAGATTCTGATGCATGTTATACGAGATTTTGTCCGAAACATCTAAATATAATTGATCCACTGAAGGAGTACAACAATCTTGGCAGAAGCGTCAACAAAG CTAGCTTTCATCGTATTCGAACAGCTTTCTCATATGGTGCTCGAAAGCTTGGTCAAATTCTCACGTTACCATCACAACTTGTTCCTGATGAGATTTACAGTTTTTTCAAGAACACTTTAGGAAGGAATGGAAGAGGAGTAAGGCCAGATATTCGCAGTGATGGTGTATTTCATCCTTCCCTTGATACTGACAAGTCTCTTTTGGAAGATATAGCAAGTATGAAAATTTCTTACAAGAAGGAAGATGAGAACAGAACTCCTCGTCATCTTTCAAAGAGCTTGGATAATAACAATTCATATGATAGAATAGATATACCTACATATCTGGGTAGTTGTTTCCCAGGGGGTCACATTGTTGCATCAAATACTTATTTAAGTACAGGATCACCCCGTTTTGTCCATCATGCACCAGAACAATACTCATCGCTTTACCTAGAGAATGGAAATTCTGGCAGTGAAAAGTGTTATATGGACCATGAAATGGAGCAGGTATCTCATTGCTCGGCTAAAGCCCTCCATGTAGATGTCAGATCATCGATACAGTCAGAAGTTCATCTGAACAACCCATCACATGCATGGAACTCCTCTGCTGGTGGCAATACTTTGGAACTAACCAATAACAAGAAAAATTGGAGTGCTCATGTGGAAAAACAACATCTTACTCCCTCATCATTGAGCTTGCCAGATCTATCAGGGGATCTGGATTCACAGTTCAGATGCCTGCGTCAAGTTCAGTACCACCTAGAATACTTGTTTGATGGGTTTTTGCAGTCTGTTCAAGAATCATCTTCTGATGATAAGGTTCACAAGGATTCCTTTCACGTTGCTTCACTTAGTAGCTTGTTGAATTCGGACACTGCATTGCCAGGGTTACTGTTTCCTTCATCTACTAAAAATAATGGAAGGAAATCATCTCCTGTTTCTTGTACTCATAGTCATTACGCAGAAGATGTTTCCCAGTATTTACAAGATGAAGAACCGTGGGATGTGGCTTGCCAGCAGAATATATCATTGCACTCTGGAACAGATGTTCCATCCAATGGACTCTCGCCTTCTTCTCATTCTAATTCAGAGATTTCTTCTGTTTCGTGGTGTTATAGCTTTGAGGATATCCCCAAGAAGAATGGAACAGCATCCTTTACCAAAAAG AGGTATGATACTTACAAGGAACACTTGACATCTAGAGAGAATGTAACAATACTGACAAATCAACCAGTGAAGATTAAAAGTAACCAGACCTCGGCACCAGGAGGAAGTTTTGTCTCTTACACGGAGCAAGTTGCTCTAAACAGTAGAACGAAGGGAAAAATAATAGGTCAACCGTTAAAGGTTTGGGATAGTCCACATGGATACATTCACTCAGATAGAAAGACTGTTGAAAAGCAGAGTTGTGATACTGAAAATGAATTTATCAGAGGTGACAATGAACCAAGAGAAATACCAAAGTACCGGCAGGATGTTTGCTCAAATAAAAACATGTTGCAGAGGCGATGTTATGACACTGGCATGGAGTTTGCAAGACCTCCCAGTGCACTGAAGCAGAAGGCGAAATATCAGGCATTTAATAGTCAAAATACTCCCAAGGACTGTACTAGAGCTAGTCGAAGCAACAACTTGTCTAGAGTGTCCAGAGAGCAGAGCTATGGCACTAGAAAAGAGCATCAGATACTTGACTGGACAACAAAGCAAATACCATTGAAGCTTCAAAACAAACGACGTGGCCAGGTTTGCTCAAAGAAGAACTCAGCTGAAAGACAAAATTTTGATAATCACAAAGAGCACCTTTCTTTTGTAAGAGGAGCAGACCACATACCATGTAGCCGTGCGGTGAGCACTATTAATGGTTTAGAAACGGAGGTTTGCTCAGACAAGCATGTTGATAATGGAGGTCAGGTAAGGCCATTGTTACCAGAGGTGCCACTTTCTTGTCATAACATCAATAGCCAAGAGAAGCCTCCAGTATCTGAGGTCTACTCAGACAAGCATATTGGTAATGGAGGTCAGGTAAGGCCATTGGTGCCAGAGGTCCCACTTTCTCGTCTCAATAGCCAAGAGAAGCCTCCAGTATCTAATGTTTACTCAGACAAGCATGTTGACAATGGAGGTCAAGTAAGGCCATTGTTGCCAGAGGTGCCACTTTCTCCTCGTAACATCAATAGCCAAGAGAAGCCTCCAGTATCTGATACTTCTCAACCGTCCTTCCCTTTTGCAAATGGTCCACCGGTAGAGAATATTGAGTTTGGATCTTTGGGGCCTTTTGCACTGACTTTTTTCTCATCGAAGTCAAACGAAGCTACTAACACACATTCTGCCA GTCACCAGGATTTTGCAAAGTGGGAGATGAAGATGGATTCGCACCTCTTAATGCTGGGGCCCGGTGAGACTTGA
- the LOC133916147 gene encoding uncharacterized protein LOC133916147 isoform X3 yields MEKFGVLKVFAFGSVPLKTYLPDGDVDLTVLGNTSYNSSLINDVYGVLESEERNSDAEFEVKNLDLINAEVRLIKCTIENIIVDISFNQTGGICALCFLELVDREVGKNHLFKRSIVLIKAWFYYESRLLGAYHGLISTYALEILILYILNRFHKNVHGPLEVLYRFLEYFSKFDWDNYCISLNGPVALSSLPNLIVEATGTHADDLLFDKEFLKCSVDKAFVPQRDSDACYTRFCPKHLNIIDPLKEYNNLGRSVNKASFHRIRTAFSYGARKLGQILTLPSQLVPDEIYSFFKNTLGRNGRGVRPDIRSDGVFHPSLDTDKSLLEDIASMKISYKKEDENRTPRHLSKSLDNNNSYDRIDIPTYLGSCFPGGHIVASNTYLSTGSPRFVHHAPEQYSSLYLENGNSGSEKCYMDHEMEQVSHCSAKALHVDVRSSIQSEVHLNNPSHAWNSSAGGNTLELTNNKKNWSAHVEKQHLTPSSLSLPDLSGDLDSQFRCLRQVQYHLEYLFDGFLQSVQESSSDDKVHKDSFHVASLSSLLNSDTALPGLLFPSSTKNNGRKSSPVSCTHSHYAEDVSQYLQDEEPWDVACQQNISLHSGTDVPSNGLSPSSHSNSEISSVSWCYSFEDIPKKNGTASFTKKRYDTYKEHLTSRENVTILTNQPVKIKSNQTSAPGGSFVSYTEQVALNSRTKGKIIGQPLKVWDSPHGYIHSDRKTVEKQSCDTENEFIRGDNEPREIPKYRQDVCSNKNMLQRRCYDTGMEFARPPSALKQKAKYQAFNSQNTPKDCTRASRSNNLSRVSREQSYGTRKEHQILDWTTKQIPLKLQNKRRGQVCSKKNSAERQNFDNHKEHLSFVRGADHIPCSRAVSTINGLETEVCSDKHVDNGGQVRPLLPEVPLSCHNINSQEKPPVSEVYSDKHIGNGGQVRPLVPEVPLSRLNSQEKPPVSNVYSDKHVDNGGQVRPLLPEVPLSPRNINSQEKPPVSDTSQPSFPFANGPPVENIEFGSLGPFALTFFSSKSNEATNTHSASKMFTDVSASVLQRSRAGATESRSPGFCKVGDEDGFAPLNAGAR; encoded by the exons ATGGAAAAGTTTGGCGTGTTGAAG GTCTTTGCATTCGGATCGGTCCCATTAAAGACTTACCTTCCTGATGGGGATGTTGATCTAACTGTACTTGGAAATACATCTTATAATAGTAGTTTGATCAATGATGTTTACGGTGTCCTTGAATCAGAGGAGCGGAATAGTGATGCTGAATTTGAAGTGAAGAACTTGGATTTAATCAATGCTGAG GTCAGGCTCATTAAATGCACTATTGAAAATATTATAGTTGATATCTCATTCAACCAAACCGGCGGGATCTGCGCACTCTGCTTCCTCGAGCTG GTTGATCGTGAAGTTGGAAAAAACCATCTATTTAAAAGGAGCATCGTATTAATCAAGGCATGGTTCTATTATGAAAGTCGTCTACTAGGAGCTTATCATGGATTAATATCTACTTACGCACTGGAAATACTGATCCTTTACATACTCAATCGATTCCACAAAAATGTCCATGGCCCTCTGGAG GTTCTGTATAGGTTTCTGGAATATTTTAGTAAATTTGACTGGGACaactattgcataagcttaaatgGCCCTGTTGCTTTGTCATCTTTGCCAAACTTAATTG TTGAAGCTACAGGTACACATGCTGATGACTTATTGTTTGACAAAGAGTTCCTAAAATGTTCAGTGGATAAAGCATTTGTACCTCAGAGAGATTCTGATGCATGTTATACGAGATTTTGTCCGAAACATCTAAATATAATTGATCCACTGAAGGAGTACAACAATCTTGGCAGAAGCGTCAACAAAG CTAGCTTTCATCGTATTCGAACAGCTTTCTCATATGGTGCTCGAAAGCTTGGTCAAATTCTCACGTTACCATCACAACTTGTTCCTGATGAGATTTACAGTTTTTTCAAGAACACTTTAGGAAGGAATGGAAGAGGAGTAAGGCCAGATATTCGCAGTGATGGTGTATTTCATCCTTCCCTTGATACTGACAAGTCTCTTTTGGAAGATATAGCAAGTATGAAAATTTCTTACAAGAAGGAAGATGAGAACAGAACTCCTCGTCATCTTTCAAAGAGCTTGGATAATAACAATTCATATGATAGAATAGATATACCTACATATCTGGGTAGTTGTTTCCCAGGGGGTCACATTGTTGCATCAAATACTTATTTAAGTACAGGATCACCCCGTTTTGTCCATCATGCACCAGAACAATACTCATCGCTTTACCTAGAGAATGGAAATTCTGGCAGTGAAAAGTGTTATATGGACCATGAAATGGAGCAGGTATCTCATTGCTCGGCTAAAGCCCTCCATGTAGATGTCAGATCATCGATACAGTCAGAAGTTCATCTGAACAACCCATCACATGCATGGAACTCCTCTGCTGGTGGCAATACTTTGGAACTAACCAATAACAAGAAAAATTGGAGTGCTCATGTGGAAAAACAACATCTTACTCCCTCATCATTGAGCTTGCCAGATCTATCAGGGGATCTGGATTCACAGTTCAGATGCCTGCGTCAAGTTCAGTACCACCTAGAATACTTGTTTGATGGGTTTTTGCAGTCTGTTCAAGAATCATCTTCTGATGATAAGGTTCACAAGGATTCCTTTCACGTTGCTTCACTTAGTAGCTTGTTGAATTCGGACACTGCATTGCCAGGGTTACTGTTTCCTTCATCTACTAAAAATAATGGAAGGAAATCATCTCCTGTTTCTTGTACTCATAGTCATTACGCAGAAGATGTTTCCCAGTATTTACAAGATGAAGAACCGTGGGATGTGGCTTGCCAGCAGAATATATCATTGCACTCTGGAACAGATGTTCCATCCAATGGACTCTCGCCTTCTTCTCATTCTAATTCAGAGATTTCTTCTGTTTCGTGGTGTTATAGCTTTGAGGATATCCCCAAGAAGAATGGAACAGCATCCTTTACCAAAAAG AGGTATGATACTTACAAGGAACACTTGACATCTAGAGAGAATGTAACAATACTGACAAATCAACCAGTGAAGATTAAAAGTAACCAGACCTCGGCACCAGGAGGAAGTTTTGTCTCTTACACGGAGCAAGTTGCTCTAAACAGTAGAACGAAGGGAAAAATAATAGGTCAACCGTTAAAGGTTTGGGATAGTCCACATGGATACATTCACTCAGATAGAAAGACTGTTGAAAAGCAGAGTTGTGATACTGAAAATGAATTTATCAGAGGTGACAATGAACCAAGAGAAATACCAAAGTACCGGCAGGATGTTTGCTCAAATAAAAACATGTTGCAGAGGCGATGTTATGACACTGGCATGGAGTTTGCAAGACCTCCCAGTGCACTGAAGCAGAAGGCGAAATATCAGGCATTTAATAGTCAAAATACTCCCAAGGACTGTACTAGAGCTAGTCGAAGCAACAACTTGTCTAGAGTGTCCAGAGAGCAGAGCTATGGCACTAGAAAAGAGCATCAGATACTTGACTGGACAACAAAGCAAATACCATTGAAGCTTCAAAACAAACGACGTGGCCAGGTTTGCTCAAAGAAGAACTCAGCTGAAAGACAAAATTTTGATAATCACAAAGAGCACCTTTCTTTTGTAAGAGGAGCAGACCACATACCATGTAGCCGTGCGGTGAGCACTATTAATGGTTTAGAAACGGAGGTTTGCTCAGACAAGCATGTTGATAATGGAGGTCAGGTAAGGCCATTGTTACCAGAGGTGCCACTTTCTTGTCATAACATCAATAGCCAAGAGAAGCCTCCAGTATCTGAGGTCTACTCAGACAAGCATATTGGTAATGGAGGTCAGGTAAGGCCATTGGTGCCAGAGGTCCCACTTTCTCGTCTCAATAGCCAAGAGAAGCCTCCAGTATCTAATGTTTACTCAGACAAGCATGTTGACAATGGAGGTCAAGTAAGGCCATTGTTGCCAGAGGTGCCACTTTCTCCTCGTAACATCAATAGCCAAGAGAAGCCTCCAGTATCTGATACTTCTCAACCGTCCTTCCCTTTTGCAAATGGTCCACCGGTAGAGAATATTGAGTTTGGATCTTTGGGGCCTTTTGCACTGACTTTTTTCTCATCGAAGTCAAACGAAGCTACTAACACACATTCTGCCAGTAAGATGTTTACAGATGTCTCTGCCTCGGTGTTACAAAGGTCTAGAGCTGGTGCAACAGAAAGCAG GTCACCAGGATTTTGCAAAGTGGGAGATGAAGATGGATTCGCACCTCTTAATGCTGGGGCCCGGTGA